In Spinacia oleracea cultivar Varoflay chromosome 5, BTI_SOV_V1, whole genome shotgun sequence, a single window of DNA contains:
- the LOC110794640 gene encoding uncharacterized protein isoform X1, with amino-acid sequence MDEKKREELSGLLTILPPVEFCCVYGSTLHPNNHAESRMIDYILGVRDPIEWHSQNLKKNNNHYASWMVNLGGAKLVTGVADKVGAGVHFNPFVSWNNKTFKYGVVRMHNLIEDILNWEKFYLSGRLQKPVHVLVDSMDVENLNSFNLRAATSAALLLLPSSFTQEDLYAKICSLSYNGDLRMLFAEDRHKVRKIVQGQFELFSGIYKPVLEEFATKDLLRFSSFGSHQENITQDCGLPAVQSLVSRLPKAIRSDMSMKLGEKKMNSGQVVHEVVIKSRAEAASCLEKLIRRKVMVSSAGQAVAGVLTVGAARATRYLSNKMLKAWKSWL; translated from the exons ATGGATGAGAAGAAAAGGGAAGAACTCAGTGGTTTACTGACCATACTTCCTCCAGTTGAGTTTTGTTGTGTTTATGGCTCAACTCTTCATCCAAACAATCATGCTGAG TCTCGGATGATTGATTACATTCTTGGTGTCCGGGATCCTATTGAATGGCACTCACAG AATTTGAAGAAGAATAACAACCATTATGCCTCATGGATGGTGAACCTTGGCGGTGCGAAACTG GTCACTGGAGTTGCAGATAAAGTTGGTGCAGGGGTTCACTTCAACCCTTTTGTTTCTTGGAATAACAAG ACATTTAAGTATGGTGTAGTCAGAATGCACAACTTGATCGAAGACATACTGAACTGGGAAAAGTTTTACTTGAGTGGTCGTCTACAAAAGCCT GTCCATGTTCTTGTGGATAGCATGGATGTTGAAAATCTAAACTCTTTTAATTTAAGAGCTGCAACCTCAGCTGCGTTACTACTTTTACCTTCTAGTTTCACGCAG GAggatctttatgcaaaaatCTGCAGCCTTTCTTACAATGGTGATCTGCGTATGCTTTTTGCAGAGGACAGGCATAAG GTGAGAAAGATTGTGCAAGGACAGTTTGAGTTATTCAGCGGAATTTATAAGCCAGTTCTGGAAGAATTTGCCACCAAAGACTTGTTAAGGTTTTCATCATTTGGCTCTCACCAGGAAAATATCACTCAG GATTGTGGTTTACCTGCAGTTCAGTCCCTTGTCTCTCGTCTTCCTAAAGCAATTAGAAGCGATATGAGCATGAAATTAGGAGAGAAAAAGATGAATTCTG GTCAAGTTGTTCATGAAGTTGTAATTAAATCCAGAGCGGAGGCAGCCAGTTGCCTGGAAAAACTTATAAGACGCAAAGTAATGGTTTCTAGCGCCGGGCAGGCTGTTGCTGGTGTTTTGACAGTAGGTGCTGCCAGAGCTACAAGGTATCTTTCAAATAAAATGCTTAAGGCTTGGAAGTCCTGGCTGTAA
- the LOC110794640 gene encoding uncharacterized protein isoform X2 — MHNLIEDILNWEKFYLSGRLQKPVHVLVDSMDVENLNSFNLRAATSAALLLLPSSFTQEDLYAKICSLSYNGDLRMLFAEDRHKVRKIVQGQFELFSGIYKPVLEEFATKDLLRFSSFGSHQENITQDCGLPAVQSLVSRLPKAIRSDMSMKLGEKKMNSGQVVHEVVIKSRAEAASCLEKLIRRKVMVSSAGQAVAGVLTVGAARATRYLSNKMLKAWKSWL, encoded by the exons ATGCACAACTTGATCGAAGACATACTGAACTGGGAAAAGTTTTACTTGAGTGGTCGTCTACAAAAGCCT GTCCATGTTCTTGTGGATAGCATGGATGTTGAAAATCTAAACTCTTTTAATTTAAGAGCTGCAACCTCAGCTGCGTTACTACTTTTACCTTCTAGTTTCACGCAG GAggatctttatgcaaaaatCTGCAGCCTTTCTTACAATGGTGATCTGCGTATGCTTTTTGCAGAGGACAGGCATAAG GTGAGAAAGATTGTGCAAGGACAGTTTGAGTTATTCAGCGGAATTTATAAGCCAGTTCTGGAAGAATTTGCCACCAAAGACTTGTTAAGGTTTTCATCATTTGGCTCTCACCAGGAAAATATCACTCAG GATTGTGGTTTACCTGCAGTTCAGTCCCTTGTCTCTCGTCTTCCTAAAGCAATTAGAAGCGATATGAGCATGAAATTAGGAGAGAAAAAGATGAATTCTG GTCAAGTTGTTCATGAAGTTGTAATTAAATCCAGAGCGGAGGCAGCCAGTTGCCTGGAAAAACTTATAAGACGCAAAGTAATGGTTTCTAGCGCCGGGCAGGCTGTTGCTGGTGTTTTGACAGTAGGTGCTGCCAGAGCTACAAGGTATCTTTCAAATAAAATGCTTAAGGCTTGGAAGTCCTGGCTGTAA